From Roseibium alexandrii DFL-11, the proteins below share one genomic window:
- a CDS encoding F0F1 ATP synthase subunit gamma — protein MPSLKDLRNRIASVKATQKITKAMQMVAAAKLRRAQEAAEAARPYAERMESVLANLAVAFEGRDDAPKLMSGTGNDQVHLLVVATAERGLCGGFNTNIAKLAREKAKSLIGQGKTVKILCVGKKGFDAIKRDLGQHVIETIELRGVKNVGFSNADEIGRKILSMYENGEFDVCTLFYATFQSVIAQVPTAQQLIPAHFEASEGTDEGGASAVYEYEPDEAEILADLLPRNISIQVFRALLENAASEQGARMSAMDNATRNAGDMIDKLTIKYNRQRQAQITTELIEIISGAEAL, from the coding sequence ATGCCGAGCCTGAAGGACTTACGAAACCGCATCGCTTCCGTAAAGGCGACGCAGAAGATCACCAAGGCCATGCAGATGGTGGCCGCGGCGAAACTGCGTCGTGCCCAGGAAGCCGCGGAGGCCGCGCGTCCCTATGCGGAACGCATGGAGAGCGTGCTGGCCAACCTCGCCGTGGCTTTCGAAGGCCGCGACGACGCTCCGAAGCTGATGTCCGGAACGGGCAATGACCAGGTCCATCTCTTGGTCGTTGCAACCGCCGAACGCGGTCTGTGCGGGGGCTTCAACACCAACATTGCCAAGCTGGCACGCGAGAAGGCCAAAAGCCTGATCGGCCAGGGCAAGACGGTCAAGATCCTGTGTGTGGGCAAGAAAGGCTTTGACGCGATCAAGCGCGACCTTGGCCAGCATGTGATCGAAACCATCGAGCTGCGCGGCGTCAAAAATGTCGGATTCTCCAATGCGGATGAAATCGGGCGCAAAATTCTCTCCATGTATGAAAATGGTGAGTTCGACGTCTGCACATTGTTCTACGCGACCTTCCAATCCGTTATCGCTCAGGTTCCGACTGCCCAGCAGTTGATCCCGGCCCACTTTGAGGCAAGCGAAGGCACGGATGAAGGTGGTGCAAGCGCGGTCTATGAGTATGAGCCGGATGAGGCTGAGATCCTTGCTGATCTTTTGCCGCGGAACATCTCCATTCAGGTTTTCCGGGCGCTCCTGGAAAACGCTGCTTCTGAGCAGGGCGCTCGTATGTCCGCAATGGACAACGCGACGCGCAATGCCGGGGACATGATCGACAAGCTGACGATCAAGTACAACCGCCAGCGTCAGGCTCAGATTACGACCGAATTGATTGAAATTATCTCGGGCGCGGAAGCGCTCTAG
- the atpD gene encoding F0F1 ATP synthase subunit beta — MADKIVGRVTQVIGAVVDVKFDDHLPLILNALEADNQGNRLVLEVAQHLGENTVRTIAMDSTEGLVRGQEVTDTGSAIVVPVGDGTLGRIMNVIGEPVDEAGEIKHEDKRAIHQEAPEFVEQSTEAEILVTGIKVVDLLAPYAKGGKIGLFGGAGVGKTVLIMELINNIAKAHGGYSVFAGVGERTREGNDLYWEMIESGVNKEGGGEGSKAALVYGQMNEPPGARARVALTGLTIAEDFRDKGQDVLFFVDNIFRFTQAGSEVSALLGRIPSAVGYQPTLATDMGGMQERITTTHKGSITSVQAVYVPADDLTDPAPASTFAHLDATTVLNRSIAEKGIYPAVDPLDSTSRMLSANIIGDEHYDTARAVQVTLQRYKALQDIIAILGMDELSEEDKLTVARARKIERFLSQPFFVAEVFTGSPGKLVALEDTIKGFKGLVNGEYDHLPEAAFYMVGSIEEAIEKAQKLAAEAA; from the coding sequence ATGGCTGACAAAATAGTCGGACGGGTCACCCAGGTCATCGGCGCCGTTGTCGACGTCAAGTTCGATGACCATCTGCCGCTGATCCTGAATGCTCTTGAAGCAGACAACCAGGGCAACCGCTTGGTGCTCGAGGTTGCTCAGCACCTGGGCGAGAATACAGTACGCACCATCGCAATGGACTCCACCGAGGGTCTCGTGCGCGGTCAGGAAGTTACCGACACCGGATCCGCGATCGTGGTTCCAGTTGGTGACGGCACTCTCGGCCGCATCATGAACGTGATTGGTGAACCTGTTGATGAAGCTGGTGAAATCAAGCACGAAGACAAGCGTGCGATCCACCAGGAAGCTCCGGAATTCGTAGAGCAGTCCACCGAAGCAGAAATCCTTGTAACGGGCATCAAGGTCGTCGACCTTCTCGCACCGTACGCAAAGGGTGGTAAGATCGGCCTGTTCGGCGGCGCCGGCGTTGGTAAAACCGTTCTCATCATGGAACTGATCAACAACATCGCTAAGGCGCACGGCGGATACTCCGTTTTCGCTGGTGTTGGTGAGCGGACCCGTGAAGGCAACGACCTTTACTGGGAAATGATCGAATCCGGCGTGAACAAGGAAGGCGGCGGAGAGGGCTCCAAGGCTGCACTCGTTTACGGTCAGATGAACGAGCCTCCCGGAGCGCGTGCACGTGTTGCACTGACCGGTCTGACGATTGCGGAAGATTTCCGCGACAAGGGGCAGGACGTTCTTTTCTTCGTGGACAACATCTTCCGCTTCACGCAGGCCGGTTCCGAAGTGTCTGCGCTTCTGGGTCGTATTCCTTCCGCTGTGGGCTATCAGCCAACTCTTGCCACCGACATGGGCGGCATGCAGGAGCGGATCACGACCACGCACAAGGGCTCGATTACGTCCGTTCAGGCCGTTTACGTCCCGGCCGATGACTTGACCGACCCGGCACCGGCTTCGACCTTTGCTCACTTGGATGCAACGACGGTTCTGAACCGCTCGATTGCGGAAAAGGGCATTTACCCGGCTGTGGATCCGCTGGACTCCACATCGCGTATGCTGAGTGCCAACATCATTGGAGACGAGCACTACGACACCGCGCGTGCCGTTCAGGTGACTTTGCAGCGCTACAAGGCACTGCAGGATATCATTGCGATTCTCGGCATGGACGAACTGTCTGAAGAAGACAAGCTCACCGTTGCCCGCGCTCGTAAGATCGAACGCTTCCTGTCTCAGCCGTTCTTCGTGGCTGAAGTCTTCACCGGTTCTCCGGGCAAGCTCGTTGCTCTGGAAGATACGATCAAAGGCTTCAAGGGTCTCGTTAACGGCGAGTACGATCACCTGCCGGAA